Proteins found in one Pyrus communis chromosome 15, drPyrComm1.1, whole genome shotgun sequence genomic segment:
- the LOC137718781 gene encoding probable carboxylesterase 12 — protein sequence MDSKPSSSEVSFEFPTLFRIYKDGRTERLMGTETVPPSTDPTTGVQSKDIVLSPQSGLSARVFLPKLPDPTRKLPLLIFIHGGAFVIESPYSPLYHNHVSLLASEANVVALSVHYRRAPEHPLPVAFEDSWDAVQWAAAHSNRNGPEAWLNDRVDFDRVFIGGDSAGATLTHHVMRQAGLYGLSGTRIVGMILFHPFFVNDKPGKLLEVIYPTCEGSDDARVWPGKDPKLGEIGCGRVLVFVAEKDFLRDRGWAYYEALKKSGYGGVVEIVESEGEGHVFHLFNPSCDKAVDLVRKVVFFINQDSSTAQV from the coding sequence ATGGACTCTAAACCCTCCAGCAGCGAAGTATCATTCGAGTTCCCCACCCTCTTCCGAATCTATAAGGACGGCCGAACCGAGAGACTCATGGGCACCGAAACCGTCCCACCCTCCACCGACCCGACAACCGGGGTGCAATCCAAAGACATCGTCCTCTCGCCACAATCCGGGCTCTCTGCCCGCGTCTTTCTCCCCAAGCTCCCCGACCCAACCCGCAAACTCCCTCTCCTTATTTTCATCCACGGCGGCGCTTTCGTCATCGAGTCCCCCTACTCTCCTCTCTACCACAACCACGTCTCGTTACTGGCTTCCGAAGCGAACGTCGTGGCTTTGTCGGTGCACTACAGGCGGGCGCCGGAGCACCCACTCCCCGTTGCTTTTGAAGACTCCTGGGATGCAGTCCAATGGGCCGCGGCCCATTCCAATCGTAACGGGCCCGAGGCCTGGCTCAACGATcgcgttgactttgaccgtgTTTTTATAGGTGGCGACAGCGCCGGTGCCACTCTGACGCATCACGTGATGCGCCAGGCCGGGCTCTACGGTTTGAGTGGCACCAGGATAGTGGGGATGATTTTGTTTCACCCCTTCTTCGTGAATGACAAGCCCGGTAAGTTGTTGGAGGTTATTTATCCGACATGTGAGGGGTCGGATGACGCGAGGGTGTGGCCGGGTAAGGATCCGAAATTGGGTGAGATTGGGTGTGGGAGGGTGTTGGTTTTCGTGGCTGAGAAGGATTTCTTGAGGGACAGGGGCTGGGCATACTACGAGGCATTGAAGAAGAGTGGGTATGGTGGGGTGGTTGAGATTGTGGAGAGTGAAGGGGAGGGCCACGTCTTTCATTTGTTTAACCCAAGTTGTGACAAAGCTGTGGACTTGGTGAGAAAGGTGGTTTTTTTCATAAATCAAGACTCATCTACGGCCCAAGTGTGA